The Desulfohalovibrio reitneri genome contains a region encoding:
- a CDS encoding ChaN family lipoprotein: MGLIARLLTALAVLGLAGACAPRPAPPPPTPEPGTFLGASGDTLSAEDVAARVAEADVVLLGEGHTSRCDHAAQVAVIRAMARAGLEPSIGLEMVPLDRADTLSRFNRAELTVDELPEALDWQDAWGYDFELYEPVFQSAAELDLTVHPLNVSRRVAGAVGDGTEADLPDEQRAMLPENIIPPTGEQREALREPFLQHGKEEGDEEGFQRFIRVQSLWDTVMAASALDVLREQGPPVVVLVGAGHVESGWGIEHRLGELAPDVRVASLLPWRGDGPLEGADLYVFCPASHRSSLGMTLKEEGGAVLVEEVRQGTRAEEAGLRRGDRVARAGGEPVEGLSSLHKAGFEAMQSGEPLRMTIERAGERLEISIPLKHEMGPGGGEGEPEADSGDG, translated from the coding sequence GTGGGACTGATAGCCAGACTGCTGACCGCGCTGGCGGTGCTGGGCCTGGCGGGCGCGTGCGCCCCCAGGCCCGCGCCGCCGCCTCCCACGCCCGAGCCGGGCACCTTCCTCGGCGCATCGGGCGACACCCTCTCGGCCGAAGACGTGGCCGCCCGCGTGGCCGAGGCCGACGTGGTCCTGCTGGGCGAGGGGCACACCTCCCGCTGCGACCACGCCGCCCAGGTGGCCGTCATCCGTGCCATGGCCCGCGCCGGGCTTGAGCCCTCCATCGGCTTGGAGATGGTCCCCCTGGACCGCGCCGACACCCTTTCCCGTTTCAACCGGGCCGAACTGACCGTGGACGAGCTGCCCGAGGCCCTGGATTGGCAGGACGCCTGGGGCTACGACTTCGAGTTGTACGAGCCCGTATTTCAATCGGCTGCCGAGCTGGACCTGACCGTCCACCCCCTCAACGTCAGCCGCCGGGTGGCCGGAGCCGTGGGCGACGGGACCGAGGCGGACCTGCCCGACGAGCAGCGGGCCATGCTGCCGGAAAATATCATCCCGCCCACCGGGGAGCAGCGCGAGGCCCTGCGCGAGCCCTTCCTCCAGCACGGCAAGGAGGAGGGCGACGAGGAGGGTTTTCAGCGGTTCATCCGCGTGCAGTCGCTGTGGGACACGGTCATGGCCGCATCCGCCCTGGACGTGCTGCGCGAACAGGGACCGCCGGTGGTGGTGCTGGTGGGCGCGGGCCACGTGGAGAGCGGCTGGGGCATCGAGCACCGGCTGGGCGAACTGGCCCCGGATGTCCGGGTGGCCTCCCTGCTGCCCTGGCGCGGAGACGGCCCGCTGGAAGGCGCCGACCTGTACGTATTCTGCCCCGCTTCCCACCGTTCCTCCCTGGGCATGACCCTCAAGGAAGAGGGCGGCGCGGTGCTGGTGGAGGAAGTCCGCCAGGGCACCCGCGCCGAGGAGGCCGGGCTGCGGCGCGGCGACCGCGTGGCGCGGGCCGGGGGCGAGCCCGTGGAAGGACTGTCCAGCCTGCACAAGGCGGGCTTCGAGGCCATGCAGTCGGGCGAGCCGCTGCGCATGACCATCGAACGCGCCGGGGAGCGGCTGGAAATCTCCATCCCCCTCAAGCACGAGATGGGCCCCGGCGGCGGGGAAGGCGAGCCCGAGGCCGATTCCGGAGACGGCTAG
- the mutM gene encoding bifunctional DNA-formamidopyrimidine glycosylase/DNA-(apurinic or apyrimidinic site) lyase — MPELPEVETIARGLAPLVVGRTIEAAEVTWAKSCGGCAETFASRVVGRRIEGVRRRGKMLLVDLDRGMLVAHLKMTGRLWVPPEDFQADNHTHIKMRLSGGVPLHFRDVRKFGWLRCLSTGELAAMDLYRTMGPEPLELDAAGFRKLFAGRRGAVKALLLNQKVIAGVGNIYADEALFTAKIRPDAKADRLSAKRLDRLYAALRAALEQGIAENGASFRDYVNARGDAGSFQNSFQVYGKKGHPCPRCQAELQAATVAGRTSTYCPRCQKG; from the coding sequence GTGCCCGAACTGCCGGAAGTGGAGACCATCGCCCGGGGGCTGGCCCCCTTGGTGGTCGGCCGCACCATCGAGGCGGCCGAGGTCACCTGGGCCAAGTCCTGCGGCGGCTGCGCCGAGACCTTCGCGAGCCGGGTGGTGGGCCGCCGCATCGAAGGCGTCCGGCGGCGCGGCAAGATGCTGCTGGTGGACCTGGACCGGGGCATGCTGGTCGCGCACCTGAAGATGACCGGCCGGCTGTGGGTGCCGCCGGAGGATTTTCAGGCGGACAACCACACCCACATCAAGATGCGCCTCTCCGGCGGCGTGCCCCTGCATTTCCGCGACGTGCGCAAGTTCGGCTGGCTGCGATGCCTCAGCACCGGCGAACTGGCCGCCATGGACCTCTACCGCACCATGGGGCCGGAGCCGCTGGAGCTGGACGCGGCCGGGTTCCGGAAGCTGTTCGCGGGCCGCCGCGGGGCGGTCAAGGCGCTGCTGCTCAACCAGAAGGTCATCGCCGGGGTGGGCAACATCTACGCGGACGAGGCCCTGTTCACCGCGAAAATCCGCCCCGACGCCAAGGCGGACCGCCTCTCCGCCAAGCGGCTGGACCGTCTGTACGCCGCGCTCCGGGCGGCCCTGGAACAGGGCATCGCCGAGAACGGCGCCAGCTTCCGCGACTACGTCAACGCCCGGGGCGACGCGGGCTCCTTCCAGAATTCCTTCCAGGTCTACGGCAAAAAGGGCCACCCCTGCCCCCGCTGCCAAGCCGAACTGCAAGCGGCCACCGTGGCCGGCCGCACCTCCACCTACTGCCCCCGCTGCCAGAAGGGCTAG
- a CDS encoding phenylacetate--CoA ligase family protein, with translation MTRKDRTEGIYSRKEVLDESERRQYYLIQLKDLLTYAYRYSEDVKKRFDRAQFQPEKFKSLSDLKHIPILKKKELIFLQSMGPRLGGLLTKDLGELRRIFLSPGPIFDPEDRSDDYWGWTEGFYAAGYRTGDVAQITLNYHLIPAGLMFEEPLKNLGCAVIPAGPGNTASQLDIMQKLRVTGYVGSPSYLMHLAQKAEEMGLNLRKDLFMEVAFVTGEKFSEKMRNQIEKKFDLIMRQGYGTADVGCIGYECYHKTGLHIANRCFVEICHPDTGIPLKDGEVGEIVVTAFNKTYPLIRLATGDLSYIDHSPCPCGRSTPRLGNIVGRVDTTARIMGMFVYPHQVEQVMSRFEEIKRWQIEVTNPEGIDEMTLYVEATNFRREDELLHTFRERIKLRPTLDVLAPGTLPPQIRPIEDKRQWD, from the coding sequence ATGACCCGCAAGGACCGCACCGAAGGCATCTATTCGCGCAAGGAGGTTCTCGACGAATCCGAGCGCAGGCAATACTACCTTATCCAGCTCAAGGATTTGCTGACCTACGCCTACCGCTATTCCGAGGACGTCAAGAAGCGTTTCGACCGCGCCCAGTTCCAGCCGGAGAAGTTCAAGAGCCTCTCCGACCTCAAGCACATCCCCATCCTCAAGAAGAAGGAGCTCATCTTCCTGCAGTCCATGGGGCCCCGCCTGGGCGGCCTGCTGACCAAGGACCTGGGCGAGCTGCGCCGCATCTTCCTCTCGCCCGGCCCCATCTTCGACCCCGAGGACCGCTCCGACGACTACTGGGGCTGGACCGAGGGCTTCTACGCCGCGGGCTACCGCACCGGCGACGTGGCCCAGATCACCCTCAACTACCACCTCATCCCCGCGGGGCTGATGTTCGAGGAGCCGCTGAAAAACCTGGGCTGCGCCGTCATTCCGGCCGGACCGGGTAACACCGCCTCCCAGCTGGACATCATGCAGAAGCTGCGGGTGACAGGCTACGTGGGCTCGCCCTCCTACCTCATGCACCTGGCCCAGAAGGCCGAGGAGATGGGGCTGAACCTGCGCAAGGACCTCTTCATGGAGGTGGCCTTCGTCACCGGCGAGAAGTTCTCCGAGAAAATGCGCAACCAGATCGAGAAGAAGTTCGATCTTATCATGCGCCAGGGCTACGGCACGGCGGACGTGGGCTGCATCGGCTACGAGTGCTACCATAAGACCGGCCTGCACATCGCCAACCGCTGCTTCGTGGAGATCTGCCACCCCGACACCGGCATCCCGCTCAAGGACGGCGAGGTGGGCGAGATCGTGGTCACGGCCTTCAACAAGACCTATCCCCTCATCCGCCTGGCCACCGGCGACCTGTCCTACATCGACCACTCCCCCTGCCCCTGCGGCCGCTCCACGCCGCGCCTGGGCAACATCGTGGGCCGTGTGGACACCACCGCCCGCATCATGGGCATGTTCGTCTACCCGCACCAGGTGGAGCAGGTCATGTCCCGCTTCGAGGAAATCAAGCGCTGGCAGATCGAGGTCACTAACCCCGAGGGCATCGACGAGATGACCCTGTACGTGGAGGCGACCAACTTCCGCCGCGAGGACGAGCTGCTGCACACCTTCCGCGAGCGCATCAAGCTGCGGCCCACCCTCGACGTCCTGGCCCCGGGCACCCTGCCGCCGCAGATCCGGCCCATCGAGGACAAGAGGCAGTGGGACTGA